DNA from Phragmites australis chromosome 16, lpPhrAust1.1, whole genome shotgun sequence:
CTCAAATTCCAATACAACATATACCCTGATGTATTGTACTCGTGTTGTTATTGACAGAAAATACCTCTCTAACCCCTCAAACTACCAGCATCCAGGCGCCAACAACACGTCCACCAGTTAGCGACGATGGTAATTTCCTTGATTGTATTcattttataattaaaaaaaatacaatcagGGCCATCATATATACTTATACAAATATGTATGATGCGATaggtgatgatgatggcgtCGTATTCGATGAGGACTCTGAAGAGGATGAGGGCTACATGTTCGCTGGTCAAGGTACATTTTTGGCATTGTTTCGCCTTACATCCATATCTTTTACATCCTTATCTAACTCGTTCGTGCTAAAAATCACTTCAGACGGGGATACCGATGATGAGGATATCGAATTCGATGAAGCTGAAGATGCCTCGGCTACTACCTCTAGCATACCTGATCCGTATGACCACGTGTATGACAATATACCCCAAGCCACGCACATGTTGAAGCCTGTTGAAAACTGCAAGCATTGCAACGCGAAGAAGTTCGAGCATGAGACAAATGGGTTCTGCTGCCGTAATGGAAAGATTAAACTATGTACCCCAGAAACACCACCCGAGCTCATGAGGCTCTAGTCGAGTGCAGACGCTGATGCTAGGCACTTCCGTGAAAGCATAAGATTTTTCAATGGTCATTTCTCATTCACTTCACTATACTGTAACCTTGATGGTGAGACCACTGACATGAGAAAAAGTGGTATTTACACGTTTCGTGCCCACGGCCAAATGTACCACAACATACGGTCGTTTGGTATAGACGGGACTGAACCCAAGCACCTGGAGCTTTACTTCTATGATGACGATCCCAGTCTAGAGCACCGGTATTGCCGTTGCCACGAAGAGCAGTGCCAGCAAGACAAGGAACTTATCAGAAAGCTGGTTGACATACTTCATGACAACCCATACTCTAAACAACTCAGGAGTATGGGACAGGTTGAGGATCTTGATGACTACCGTGTGACACTGAACCTTGATCATAGGTTGGACCAGAGAACATATAACATGCCAGCCACTTCGGAGGTGGCCGCTGTTTGGGTTGAGGGGAGCGAACGCCGAAGGCACTTTGAGAATAGCGTTATCCTGCAAGGGAAGAACAAGCAAATATATGGCATCCGATTGTATCATGGATGCTATGATGCTCTGTCATACCCTCTCTTTTTCCCTAGAGGCGAACTCGGTTGGCATCCCGATATCCCAAAGGTCGGTGTGTCCATCAATGTGGTG
Protein-coding regions in this window:
- the LOC133896261 gene encoding uncharacterized protein LOC133896261, with the translated sequence MPDMENANQIMHRQCVTPGERIALLARRNAHFASRRDKKASASIEESPTITVEDTDGLDPPPQSGVINNENTSLTPQTTSIQAPTTRPPVSDDGDDDGVVFDEDSEEDEGYMFAGQDGDTDDEDIEFDEAEDASATTSSIPDPYDHVYDNIPQATHMLKPVENCKHCNAKKFEHETNGFCCRNGKIKLCTPETPPELMRL